One genomic segment of Ricinus communis isolate WT05 ecotype wild-type chromosome 5, ASM1957865v1, whole genome shotgun sequence includes these proteins:
- the LOC8283266 gene encoding pentatricopeptide repeat-containing protein At2g15820, chloroplastic has protein sequence MLLGTGRAQQHFPSTLTVLHNKPFLNPTPNFNSNKTTLTPPMRTSLLSFSSISLLRSLTLSLSRHHHCYQHRPFLRTLHISPNKHKKTSSFCTLSSFNTSAEQLACESLSPSKNEEKWDISSYNDNEHEIFKFDGDSGAGVDLKHLDTPALEVKELQELPEQWRRARLAWLCKQLPAHKAGTLVKILNAQKKWMRQEDATYIAVHCMRIRENEAGFRVYKWMMQQHWYRFDFGLATKLADYMGKERKFAKCREIFDDIINQGRVPSESTFHILIIAYLSAPVQGCLEEACTIYNRMIQLGGYQPRLSLHNSLFRALVSKPGGFAKHYLKQAEFIYHNLVTSGLEIQNDIYGGLIWLHSYQDNIDKVRIASIREEMKQAGIMEGREILLSIMRACSKEGDVEEAERTWLKLLQVDGGLPTQAFVYRMEVFAKLGEHMKSLETFREMQELLGSSSIAAYHKIIEVVSQAQEVELAESLMQEFIKSGLKPLMPSFTDLMNMYLNLNLHEKLESTFFACLENCRPNRNIYNVYLDSLVKVGNLDKAEEAFNNMCSNEAVGVNIRSCNTILRGYLSSGDYVKAEKIYDLMCQKKYDIEPSLMEKLDYVLSLSRKVVKKPLSLKLSKDQREILVGLLLGSLRVESDDNRKKHMIRFEFNENSSTHAILRRHLYDKYHEWLHPSCKLSDGSDGASYRFSTISHSYFSFYAEQFWPKGQPMIPKLIHRWLSPQVLAFWYMYAGHRTSSGDILLKLKGSREGVEKVFKTLKSKSLNCKVKRKGRVFWIGFLGNDSVWFWKLVEPYILDDLKLFLKAGDQTLEYSAENINFDSGSDSEYSDDHNS, from the exons ATGCTCCTTGGCACTGGCAGAGCCCAACAGCACTTCCCTTCAACACTCACCGTTCTCCACAATAAACCCTTCCTAAACCCTACCCCTAACTTTAACTCTAACAAGACAACCCTCACTCCCCCTATGCGCACTTCCCTCTTGTCTTTCTCGTCTATTTCTCTCCTCCGTTCTCTcactctctccctctctcgcCATCATCACTGCTACCAACACCGCCCGTTTCTTCGCACTCTACACATTTCtccgaataaacataaaaaaacttCCTCATTTTGTACTCTAAGCTCTTTCAATACTTCTGCCGAACAGTTGGCATGCGAGTCACTATCTCCTTCAAAAAATGAAGAGAAATGGGATATTTCTAGCTACAATGATAATGAACACGAAATCTTTAAGTTCGATGGTGATTCCGGGGCGGGTGTTGATTTAAAGCACTTGGATACGCCGGCGTTGGAAGTGAAGGAGTTGCAAGAATTGCCGGAGCAATGGAGGCGAGCGAGATTGGCTTGGTTGTGTAAACAGTTGCCGGCGCATAAAGCCGGGACTTTGGTGAAAATACTTAATGCCCAGAAGAAGTGGATGAGACAAGAAGATGCTACTTATATTGCTGTTCATTGCATGCGCATTCGCGAAAATGAGGCTGGGTTTAGG GTATATAAATGGATGATGCAGCAACACTGGTATCGATTTGATTTTGGGTTGGCTACAAAGCTAGCAGACTACATGGGGAAGGAGCGGAAGTTTGCTAAGTGTAGGGAGATTTTTGATGATATCATTAATCAGGGACGTGTGCCTAGCGAGTCCACTTTTCACATTTTGATCATTGCATATCTTAGCGCGCCAGTTCAAGGTTGCCTGGAGGAAGCATGTACCATATACAATCGTATGATTCAGTTAGGAGGTTACCAGCCACGGCTGAGTTTGCACAATTCTCTCTTTAGAGCCCTTGTGAGCAAACCAGGAGGATTTGCAAAACATTATCTTAAGCAAGctgaatttatttatcataatttgGTGACATCTGGACTTGAGATACAGAACGACATTTATGGGGGACTAATTTGGCTACACAGCTATCAGGACAACATTGATAAAGTAAGGATTGCATCAATAAGGGAAGAGATGAAGCAAGCAGGAATAATGGAAGGCAGGGAAATTCTTTTGTCCATTATGAGAGCTTGTTCGAAGGAGGGTGATGTGGAGGAAGCAGAAAGAACGTGGCTCAAACTCCTCCAAGTTGATGGTGGTCTCCCCACACAAGCTTTTGTCTATAGAATGGAAGTCTTTGCAAAGCTTGGAGAGCATATGAAATCTTTGGAGACATTCAGGGAAATGCAGGAACTTTTGGGTTCCTCTAGCATTGCAGCATATCATAAAATCATAGAGGTGGTAAGTCAAGCTCAAGAAGTGGAATTGGCAGAATCACTAATGCAGGAATTCATTAAGAGTGGTCTGAAGCCCCTCATGCCATCTTTTACCGATCTAATGAATATGTaccttaatttaaatttacatgAAAAATTGGAGTCCACCTTCTTTGCATGCCTGGAGAACTGTCGACCAAACCGGAATATTTATAATGTATACTTGGATTCTTTAGTCAAAGTTGGTAATCTTGACAAGGCAGAAGAGGCCTTCAACAATATGTGTAGTAATGAAGCGGTTGGTGTCAACATAAGATCATGCAATACCATTCTAAGAGGATACCTCTCTTCTGGAGACTATGTGAAGGCAGAGAAGATATATGATCTGATGTGCCAGAAGAAATATGATATCGAACCCTCACTAATGGAAAAACTTGATTATGTGCTGAGTTTGAGCAGGAAAGTGGTTAAGAAGCCTCTAAGCCTCAAGCTAAGCAAAGATCAAAGAGAAATTTTAGTGGGATTGCTGTTAGGTAGTTTGCGAGTTGAATCAGATGACAATAGGAAGAAACACATGATTCGGTTTGAGTTCAATGAAAATTCTAGCACGCATGCCATTTTGAGGAGACATCTATATGACAAGTACCATGAGTGGTTACATCCTTCCTGTAAGCTTAGTGATGGCAGCGATGGTGCTTCTTACAGATTTTCTACCATCTCGCACtcttattttagtttctatgCCGAGCAGTTTTGGCCAAAAGGTCAGCCCATGATACCAAAGCTAATTCATCGGTGGTTGTCGCCACAAGTTCTTGCCTTCTGGTACATGTATGCAGGCCACAGAACCTCTTCAGGGGATATTTTGTTGAAGCTGAAAGGAAGTAGGGAGGGTGTAGAAAAGGTTTTCAAAACATTGAAATCAAAATCTCTCAACTGCAaggtgaaaagaaaaggaagagttTTCTGGATAGGCTTTCTGGGAAATGATTCTGTATGGTTTTGGAAACTGGTGGAACCCTACATTTTGGATGACTTGAAACTTTTTCTAAAAGCAGGTGATCAGACTTTGGAGTATAGtgcagaaaatataaattttgatagcGGTTCTGATTCTGAATACAGTGATGATCATAATTCATAG
- the LOC8268159 gene encoding serine/threonine-protein kinase SRK2E isoform X2 — MSWLLLNISREIDENVQREIINHRSLRHPNIVRFKEVILTPTHLAIVMEYASGGELFERICNAGRFSEDEARFFFQQLISGVSYCHAMQVCHRDLKLENTLLDGSPAPRLKICDFGYSKSSVLHSQPKSTVGTPAYIAPEVLLKKEYDGKIADVWSCGVTLYVMLVGAYPFEDPEEPKNFRKTIHRILNVQYSIPDYVHISPECQHLISRIFVADPAKRISIPEIKNHEWFLKNLPADLMDDKTINNQFDEPEQPVQSIDEIMQIISEATIPAAGTGNPNQYLTGSLDIDDDMEEDLESDPELDMDSSGEIVYAM, encoded by the exons ATGAGCTGGTTGCTGTTAAATATATCGAGAGAG ATAGATGAAAATGTACAAAGAGAGATTATTAACCACAGGTCATTGAGGCATCCTAACATTGTCAGATTTAAGGAG GTTATACTAACACCTACTCACTTGGCTATTGTGATGGAGTATGCCTCTGGTGGGGAACTTTTTGAGCGGATATGCAATGCAGGGCGGTTCAGTGAGGATGAG GCACGTTTTTTCTTCCAACAACTTATATCAGGAGTTAGCTATTGTCATGCAATG CAAGTATGCCATCGGGACTTAAAATTGGAGAATACATTGTTGGATGGCAGCCCAGCACCACGTCTGAAGATTTGTGATTTTGGTTACTCTAAG TCATCAGTGCTCCATTCGCAACCAAAATCTACTGTTGGAACTCCTGCATATATTGCACCTGAAGTGTTACTTAAGAAGGAATATGACGGCAAG ATTGCAGATGTATGGTCTTGCGGAGTAACTTTATATGTAATGTTGGTGGGAGCTTATCCTTTTGAGGACCCTGAGGAGCCTAAGAATTTTCGCAAGACGATACAC CGAATTTTGAATGTCCAGTACTCAATTCCTGATTATGTCCATATATCTCCTGAGTGCCAGCATCTGATCTCAAGAATTTTTGTGGCCGACCCTGCAAAG AGGATAAGCATTCCTGAGataaaaaatcatgaatggtTTCTGAAGAATCTTCCAGCAGATCTGATGGATGACAAGACAATTAACAACCAGTTTGACGAGCCTGAGCAGCCAGTGCAGAGCATTGATGAGATCATGCAGATAATTTCTGAAGCCACCATACCAGCAGCTGGCACCGGTAATCCCAATCAATATTTGACTGGTAGCTTGGACATTGATGATGACATGGAGGAGGACCTAGAAAGTGATCCTGAACTCGACATGGATAGCAGTGGAGAGATAGTGTATGCTATGTGA
- the LOC8268159 gene encoding serine/threonine-protein kinase SRK2E isoform X1: MDRSALTIGPGMDLPIMHDSDRYELVKDIGAGNFGVARLMRDKQTDELVAVKYIERGEKIDENVQREIINHRSLRHPNIVRFKEVILTPTHLAIVMEYASGGELFERICNAGRFSEDEARFFFQQLISGVSYCHAMQVCHRDLKLENTLLDGSPAPRLKICDFGYSKSSVLHSQPKSTVGTPAYIAPEVLLKKEYDGKIADVWSCGVTLYVMLVGAYPFEDPEEPKNFRKTIHRILNVQYSIPDYVHISPECQHLISRIFVADPAKRISIPEIKNHEWFLKNLPADLMDDKTINNQFDEPEQPVQSIDEIMQIISEATIPAAGTGNPNQYLTGSLDIDDDMEEDLESDPELDMDSSGEIVYAM, from the exons ATGGATCGATCCGCACTGACTATAGGTCCAGGTATGGATTTGCCTATTATGCACGACAGTGACAGGTACGAGCTGGTGAAGGATATTGGGGCAGGGAACTTTGGGGTGGCTAGATTGATGAGAGACAAGCAGACTGATGAGCTGGTTGCTGTTAAATATATCGAGAGAGGTGAGAAG ATAGATGAAAATGTACAAAGAGAGATTATTAACCACAGGTCATTGAGGCATCCTAACATTGTCAGATTTAAGGAG GTTATACTAACACCTACTCACTTGGCTATTGTGATGGAGTATGCCTCTGGTGGGGAACTTTTTGAGCGGATATGCAATGCAGGGCGGTTCAGTGAGGATGAG GCACGTTTTTTCTTCCAACAACTTATATCAGGAGTTAGCTATTGTCATGCAATG CAAGTATGCCATCGGGACTTAAAATTGGAGAATACATTGTTGGATGGCAGCCCAGCACCACGTCTGAAGATTTGTGATTTTGGTTACTCTAAG TCATCAGTGCTCCATTCGCAACCAAAATCTACTGTTGGAACTCCTGCATATATTGCACCTGAAGTGTTACTTAAGAAGGAATATGACGGCAAG ATTGCAGATGTATGGTCTTGCGGAGTAACTTTATATGTAATGTTGGTGGGAGCTTATCCTTTTGAGGACCCTGAGGAGCCTAAGAATTTTCGCAAGACGATACAC CGAATTTTGAATGTCCAGTACTCAATTCCTGATTATGTCCATATATCTCCTGAGTGCCAGCATCTGATCTCAAGAATTTTTGTGGCCGACCCTGCAAAG AGGATAAGCATTCCTGAGataaaaaatcatgaatggtTTCTGAAGAATCTTCCAGCAGATCTGATGGATGACAAGACAATTAACAACCAGTTTGACGAGCCTGAGCAGCCAGTGCAGAGCATTGATGAGATCATGCAGATAATTTCTGAAGCCACCATACCAGCAGCTGGCACCGGTAATCCCAATCAATATTTGACTGGTAGCTTGGACATTGATGATGACATGGAGGAGGACCTAGAAAGTGATCCTGAACTCGACATGGATAGCAGTGGAGAGATAGTGTATGCTATGTGA